One Cydia pomonella isolate Wapato2018A chromosome 15, ilCydPomo1, whole genome shotgun sequence DNA window includes the following coding sequences:
- the LOC133525569 gene encoding uncharacterized protein LOC133525569 isoform X2: MRPLVLVLALAALLAPARSASIATPEKKLGDPIKDVLDTEAQKAPEEPIDQANTIKDIDNQLLKKAEPIPVKVVVEDVAPVVKDSEDTVKRVEIDLKHPGEPQRQEHETQNPEHYEDDSAPVATIKQMIKDSQEAFNQRFKDVSECIGEWLLDNKPEISLKDSIKDLQETFMENIEKVNSTIQSYWNQDKADSEKKVEIKKVQTGLKVLEEKFETGVQDLNNGVRNLAVLKETRDDASTTTAKPPGIQFPGFVTNFWTSVTNGFSNVTNQFQNIIGQGSNATGASGLQSDETSASTSKPTVFQAIQNQIQGIFQGRPQGAQSDEQPAGQTGPFAQVIQNVPLLQNFVNFIQPKPQSNEPSKPTQPAQSTNIEGSNVVPAEPAKPADQQQKKPDEAPAPASQGPIQQIIQRNPIAQSIAGAVQKIQHTINNPEKPREGTTEEEGDVKAGFFPYYGYGHRPHRPSDDHNIVSNGVKSAPVEVEKPVEAPVVPEAPVVPEAEASPVVEAVKKD, encoded by the exons ATGCGTCCGCTCGTGCTTGTACTCGCCCTCGCCGCGCTGCTCGCGCCCGCGCGCTCCGCCTCCATCGCCACACCGGAAAAAAAACTAGGAGATCCCATCAAAGACGTCCTCGACACAGAAGCCCAAAAAGCCCCTGAGGAACCCATTGACCAAGCGAACACGATTAAGGACATCGATAACCAGCTCTTAAAGAAAGCTGAACCGATACCCGTCAAAGTTGTAGTCGAGGATGTCGCACCTGTAGTGAAGGACAGTGAAGATACCGTCAAGAGGGTCGAAATAGACCTGAAGCACCCGGGTGAACCCCAGAGACAGGAACACGAGACCCAGAATCCGGAGCATTATGAGGATGATTCGGCTCCCGTCGCTACCATCAAACAGATGATCAAAGACTCCCAGGAAGCCTTCAACCAACGCTTTAAAGATGTCAGCGAATGTATTGGCGAATGGCTCCTCGATAACAAACCGGAAATCTCACTTAAAGACAGCATCAAAGACTTGCAAGAGACATTTATGGAAAACATCGAGAAGGTGAACTCTACTATTCAGAGTTATTGGAATCAAGACAAGGCCGATTCAGAAAAGAAAGTGGAAATTAAGAAAGTACAAACCGGTTTGAAAGTTCTGGAAGAGAAGTTTGAGACTGGAGTTCAAGATTTGAACAACGGAGTGCGAAATCTGGCCGTGCTGAAGGAGACCCGTGATGACGCCAGCACAACCACCGCCAAGCCCCCCGGGATACAATTCCCCGGCTTCGTGACGAATTTCTGGACTTCTGTAACGAACGGCTTCAGTAACGTCACGAACCAGTTCCAGAATATAATCGGGCAGGGCAGCAACGCGACCGGGGCCTCGGGCCTGCAGTCCGACGAGACCTCCGCCTCCACGTCGAAGCCGACCGTGTTCCAAGCGATCCAGAATCAGATCCAAGGTATCTTCCAGGGCAGGCCACAGGGCGCCCAGAGCGACGAGCAGCCGGCCGGCCAAACCGGGCCATTCGCACAAGTCATTCAAAACGTGCCCCTACTACAGAACTTTGTCAACTTTATCCAACCGAAGCCGCAATCCAATGAGCCGAGCAAACCGACGCAGCCAGCGCAAAGCACAAACATCGAAGGAAGCAACGTCGTCCCGGCCGAGCCTGCGAAGCCGGCCGACCAGCAACAAAAAAAGCCTGACGAAGCACCCGCCCCCGCCTCCCAGGGCCCCATCCAGCAGATCATTCAGAGGAACCCCATCGCCCAAAGCATCGCTGGCGCCGTTCAGAAAATTCAGCACACCATCAATAACCCTGAAAAGCCCAGAGAAGGGACAACGGAAGAGGAAG GCGACGTGAAGGCGGGGTTCTTCCCGTACTATGGCTACGGACACAGGCCACATAGGCCATCGGACG ACCATAATATCGTCAGCAACGGGGTAAAGAGCGCTCCCGTCGAGGTCGAGAAGCCGGTCGAGGCCCCCGTCGTCCCAGAGGCCCCCGTAGTGCCGGAGGCCGAGGCGAGTCCCGTCGTCGAGGCCGTCAAAAAAGACTGA
- the LOC133525569 gene encoding uncharacterized protein LOC133525569 isoform X3 produces the protein MRPLVLVLALAALLAPARSASIATPEKKLGDPIKDVLDTEAQKAPEEPIDQANTIKDIDNQLLKKAEPIPVKVVVEDVAPVVKDSEDTVKRVEIDLKHPGEPQRQEHETQNPEHYEDDSAPVATIKQMIKDSQEAFNQRFKDVSECIGEWLLDNKPEISLKDSIKDLQETFMENIEKVNSTIQSYWNQDKADSEKKVEIKKVQTGLKVLEEKFETGVQDLNNGVRNLAVLKETRDDASTTTAKPPGIQFPGFVTNFWTSVTNGFSNVTNQFQNIIGQGSNATGASGLQSDETSASTSKPTVFQAIQNQIQGIFQGRPQGAQSDEQPAGQTGPFAQVIQNVPLLQNFVNFIQPKPQSNEPSKPTQPAQSTNIEGSNVVPAEPAKPADQQQKKPDEAPAPASQGPIQQIIQRNPIAQSIAGAVQKIQHTINNPEKPREGTTEEEDHNIVSNGVKSAPVEVEKPVEAPVVPEAPVVPEAEASPVVEAVKKD, from the exons ATGCGTCCGCTCGTGCTTGTACTCGCCCTCGCCGCGCTGCTCGCGCCCGCGCGCTCCGCCTCCATCGCCACACCGGAAAAAAAACTAGGAGATCCCATCAAAGACGTCCTCGACACAGAAGCCCAAAAAGCCCCTGAGGAACCCATTGACCAAGCGAACACGATTAAGGACATCGATAACCAGCTCTTAAAGAAAGCTGAACCGATACCCGTCAAAGTTGTAGTCGAGGATGTCGCACCTGTAGTGAAGGACAGTGAAGATACCGTCAAGAGGGTCGAAATAGACCTGAAGCACCCGGGTGAACCCCAGAGACAGGAACACGAGACCCAGAATCCGGAGCATTATGAGGATGATTCGGCTCCCGTCGCTACCATCAAACAGATGATCAAAGACTCCCAGGAAGCCTTCAACCAACGCTTTAAAGATGTCAGCGAATGTATTGGCGAATGGCTCCTCGATAACAAACCGGAAATCTCACTTAAAGACAGCATCAAAGACTTGCAAGAGACATTTATGGAAAACATCGAGAAGGTGAACTCTACTATTCAGAGTTATTGGAATCAAGACAAGGCCGATTCAGAAAAGAAAGTGGAAATTAAGAAAGTACAAACCGGTTTGAAAGTTCTGGAAGAGAAGTTTGAGACTGGAGTTCAAGATTTGAACAACGGAGTGCGAAATCTGGCCGTGCTGAAGGAGACCCGTGATGACGCCAGCACAACCACCGCCAAGCCCCCCGGGATACAATTCCCCGGCTTCGTGACGAATTTCTGGACTTCTGTAACGAACGGCTTCAGTAACGTCACGAACCAGTTCCAGAATATAATCGGGCAGGGCAGCAACGCGACCGGGGCCTCGGGCCTGCAGTCCGACGAGACCTCCGCCTCCACGTCGAAGCCGACCGTGTTCCAAGCGATCCAGAATCAGATCCAAGGTATCTTCCAGGGCAGGCCACAGGGCGCCCAGAGCGACGAGCAGCCGGCCGGCCAAACCGGGCCATTCGCACAAGTCATTCAAAACGTGCCCCTACTACAGAACTTTGTCAACTTTATCCAACCGAAGCCGCAATCCAATGAGCCGAGCAAACCGACGCAGCCAGCGCAAAGCACAAACATCGAAGGAAGCAACGTCGTCCCGGCCGAGCCTGCGAAGCCGGCCGACCAGCAACAAAAAAAGCCTGACGAAGCACCCGCCCCCGCCTCCCAGGGCCCCATCCAGCAGATCATTCAGAGGAACCCCATCGCCCAAAGCATCGCTGGCGCCGTTCAGAAAATTCAGCACACCATCAATAACCCTGAAAAGCCCAGAGAAGGGACAACGGAAGAGGAAG ACCATAATATCGTCAGCAACGGGGTAAAGAGCGCTCCCGTCGAGGTCGAGAAGCCGGTCGAGGCCCCCGTCGTCCCAGAGGCCCCCGTAGTGCCGGAGGCCGAGGCGAGTCCCGTCGTCGAGGCCGTCAAAAAAGACTGA
- the LOC133525569 gene encoding uncharacterized protein LOC133525569 isoform X1 gives MRPLVLVLALAALLAPARSASIATPEKKLGDPIKDVLDTEAQKAPEEPIDQANTIKDIDNQLLKKAEPIPVKVVVEDVAPVVKDSEDTVKRVEIDLKHPGEPQRQEHETQNPEHYEDDSAPVATIKQMIKDSQEAFNQRFKDVSECIGEWLLDNKPEISLKDSIKDLQETFMENIEKVNSTIQSYWNQDKADSEKKVEIKKVQTGLKVLEEKFETGVQDLNNGVRNLAVLKETRDDASTTTAKPPGIQFPGFVTNFWTSVTNGFSNVTNQFQNIIGQGSNATGASGLQSDETSASTSKPTVFQAIQNQIQGIFQGRPQGAQSDEQPAGQTGPFAQVIQNVPLLQNFVNFIQPKPQSNEPSKPTQPAQSTNIEGSNVVPAEPAKPADQQQKKPDEAPAPASQGPIQQIIQRNPIAQSIAGAVQKIQHTINNPEKPREGTTEEEGDVKAGFFPYYGYGHRPHRPSDVAAWQAFVTGLIGSIGATINGTATTISTAVNSAINTLGTNIETIISSATG, from the exons ATGCGTCCGCTCGTGCTTGTACTCGCCCTCGCCGCGCTGCTCGCGCCCGCGCGCTCCGCCTCCATCGCCACACCGGAAAAAAAACTAGGAGATCCCATCAAAGACGTCCTCGACACAGAAGCCCAAAAAGCCCCTGAGGAACCCATTGACCAAGCGAACACGATTAAGGACATCGATAACCAGCTCTTAAAGAAAGCTGAACCGATACCCGTCAAAGTTGTAGTCGAGGATGTCGCACCTGTAGTGAAGGACAGTGAAGATACCGTCAAGAGGGTCGAAATAGACCTGAAGCACCCGGGTGAACCCCAGAGACAGGAACACGAGACCCAGAATCCGGAGCATTATGAGGATGATTCGGCTCCCGTCGCTACCATCAAACAGATGATCAAAGACTCCCAGGAAGCCTTCAACCAACGCTTTAAAGATGTCAGCGAATGTATTGGCGAATGGCTCCTCGATAACAAACCGGAAATCTCACTTAAAGACAGCATCAAAGACTTGCAAGAGACATTTATGGAAAACATCGAGAAGGTGAACTCTACTATTCAGAGTTATTGGAATCAAGACAAGGCCGATTCAGAAAAGAAAGTGGAAATTAAGAAAGTACAAACCGGTTTGAAAGTTCTGGAAGAGAAGTTTGAGACTGGAGTTCAAGATTTGAACAACGGAGTGCGAAATCTGGCCGTGCTGAAGGAGACCCGTGATGACGCCAGCACAACCACCGCCAAGCCCCCCGGGATACAATTCCCCGGCTTCGTGACGAATTTCTGGACTTCTGTAACGAACGGCTTCAGTAACGTCACGAACCAGTTCCAGAATATAATCGGGCAGGGCAGCAACGCGACCGGGGCCTCGGGCCTGCAGTCCGACGAGACCTCCGCCTCCACGTCGAAGCCGACCGTGTTCCAAGCGATCCAGAATCAGATCCAAGGTATCTTCCAGGGCAGGCCACAGGGCGCCCAGAGCGACGAGCAGCCGGCCGGCCAAACCGGGCCATTCGCACAAGTCATTCAAAACGTGCCCCTACTACAGAACTTTGTCAACTTTATCCAACCGAAGCCGCAATCCAATGAGCCGAGCAAACCGACGCAGCCAGCGCAAAGCACAAACATCGAAGGAAGCAACGTCGTCCCGGCCGAGCCTGCGAAGCCGGCCGACCAGCAACAAAAAAAGCCTGACGAAGCACCCGCCCCCGCCTCCCAGGGCCCCATCCAGCAGATCATTCAGAGGAACCCCATCGCCCAAAGCATCGCTGGCGCCGTTCAGAAAATTCAGCACACCATCAATAACCCTGAAAAGCCCAGAGAAGGGACAACGGAAGAGGAAG GCGACGTGAAGGCGGGGTTCTTCCCGTACTATGGCTACGGACACAGGCCACATAGGCCATCGGACG TGGCCGCCTGGCAGGCGTTCGTAACCGGTCTGATAGGGTCCATAGGCGCCACGATCAACGGGACCGCGACCACCATCTCCACGGCCGTCAACAGCGCTATCAACACGCTGGGTACCAACATCGAG ACCATAATATCGTCAGCAACGGGGTAA